The genomic stretch CAAACAATATAATGTTAAACGCGATCTAGAAGTGCTTTTAAGCTTGTAATAtcaattatcttttatatttttccaaaaGCTCCAATTGTAAGCTTTTTTGCCAAAACAAGGTTCTCCGAAAATGCTTATTTCGCTTTGTTACACGAACAAGTACCTTACGTTCTCATCAACGTTATGCACGGTTTGAATCACAATGAGCTTACGCGAAAGCTTATAGCGAGAGATATTCGCCGctttttaaaacgaaaaagtCTGGTATCGACGGATGCGGTTCATTCTGTCAGCACGGACCGCCGAAATATCAGATTACGATTTGAGGTTTTAGCAGATGttgacgatattaattaaataaaagtaatcgaGATCAAGCTTTTAGTTGTAATAAAATCTCCAAGTACTAAAACTTTACACTGTATGCATCTATATGTCGCTGATAATgctcaaatatttttctgctacatttgttaaattatcatTGCATTAATTTCCTATGTTAATATATTGTAGGTGATAATAATATGCATCCCGTTCACCATTACCGTCTACATTCTGGATTCCTGGCCTTTCGGACTATTACTATGCAAATTCTCCGAGTGCGCGAAGGATATATCTATTGGAGTTTCTGTTTTTACTTTAACTGCACTTTCAGCGGACAGATTTTTCGCAATCGTCGATCCAATGCGAAAATTACATGTCACAGGTATAAAACCATAACTTACGTGACTCTAAATCatgttcaaaaaaaaattacgcgacgcatataattaatacaacgaTTTCATTGCTtgcaataatttcaattataattaatatctttctcGATATCAAGTCTCAAAAGACTGCGTGCATTTTTTATGGAGATAAGTAACATTTTATTAGAAAGtgtttccttaaaaaaaaaaataaaaaaaaacaataaaaaaaaaggaaataaaatgtgaCGATTTAACTATCTGATTATTCGTTTAAGGTACTGGGAGACGAGCAACACGCTTCACCGCAACCATCGCGGTAATGATTTGGGTCTTGGCTGTAATATGTGCTATTCCAGCTTCCTTTTCATATATCAAAGAATTCAAGGTTAACTCAAACATAAGTTTTTGCGTAAGTTGGATTAAACTCATAAATAATCTCGTTTTAGATCTAGCCTTTAAAACTCGTTGGCAGCCGCTATAAGCAGATTGCTAAAATAAACGGTGTACttctctattttataaattatctagAAGAGATCTAGTGACTTAATATATGTGTACATAAAATATCGTGCAATTGAAGGCGTGTTATCCGTTTCCCGTCGAGGAATTTGGAATGAGCTATCCAAAAGTGATAGTGATATGTCGCTTCTTCGTCTACTATATCATACCCCTCTGCATCATCGCAGTTTTCTACATGCTGATGGCCAGACATCTCATGCGCAGCACGAGAAATATACTCGGCGAAATGCAAGGCCAGGTTAGCCCACACACATTCAAATACcaatttaattatgatttaattatgaaatgcAATCATCTTAAAGGCATTTTCTTTGAATTCAAATTTCCCCCCCTCCTTCCCCCCTCCGTCCCTCGTATCTATATATTTCTATCTctatttctataaattgtaCCTTATCATCTGCATACGCGCAAACGCCACAAGATTTACGATCTTATTACAACCTTGAGTTAGTTTATACGGTAACCGGCTCGAATTCTTTCAAACGGATATTATGCTGTGTTTCAGGTGAAGCAAATACAAGCCCGTAAAAAAGTGGCGAAGATGGTAATGGCATTCGTCATTGTATTTGCCGTTTGCTTTTTTCCGCAGCACGTTTTCATGATATGGTTTTACCACAACCCGACCGCGGAGAAGGATTACAATGCCTTTTGGCACTTCTTTCGCATACTGGGCTTTTGTCTCGCTTATATGAACAGTTGCATCAACCCTATCGCTCTCTACTGCGTGAGTGGTACTTTCAGAAAATACTTTGATAGGTAAGCTTAAACTTGTAATATCTACCACGGCAATAATGCGTCTCTTGTTTTTCTAACTCTACGAtactttcaaatttttattttttttttattcaaaggACCTAACAACTAGCTTAATTGATACACTCAGTTGATTGATCATATCTAAACAACTTTGTGATTTGCGTCAGATACTTGTGTTACGCCACGAAAAGGATGCGGAAACGTCATCGGCGATCGTCAGATCTAAGTTCGCGCGGACGGGGACAAAGCTTTTCACTTGTCAGTTCGAGAAAGTACTTGGGCGATTCTCGCCGAGAACAACGAAGTGTAATACGTCTCTCTACTATGGCAGGTGATATACGACCTACAACTCCGATTAAAGAGCAAGAAACTACCATCACTCTATCGACGTATCCAAATGGCGTTAACgaatcgttaaaaaatcaacgaaCTTCGACAGAGCCAACTGCACGCGATCGATTAGTTACTTAAATAAAAGACCTAAACACCACATTTCttataatcataaaaaataatacttatttcatataatattgagtaaattttaatcactTCTTCCATCAATCAgttacgaataattaaaattgttttaaattattttagttgttACACCAAAGTAACATGTTTAATCAGCGCAATTTAAGATAATGCCGcggtaacaaatttttatattttattttattttatatttagtcgTGTGTACGgaattatatttgaataagACGTTGAGAATAAAGAGATACTGATAATTAGTCACAAACAAAGTTGAATAAACTGACTATACTTTTAtgaagaatttaaatattatttgtccGACCAATAAATGCTACATTCCGCCGAATAAATTACAGTATTAAAAGTTCTAGACGAAAGTATACAACTATGTGtatagagaaataaaagttaattaatttaagtgaTTATAAACGTAACGGtgtaacgaaataaaaatattattcacaCGTTTATGGAGCGACACGATATTGATCTCAATGATATATGGGAGAAATAAAGATTTCTCTATCAGCGatcgaattatatttttatgataagtGTCTGTGATTAATTAgcgtatgtataatttatatttataatgatatgcaaaaataagaattttatggCTGGTAAATGTTTACTATATTAAAGtatgtagaaattaaatattatattttgtaattccCCATTTTACATACATCCCGTACTTTATTGAGAATATCGCAGACTGATTAGCAAGTTGGgacgaaataaagaaataataacggTGCCGGGGTTATTAGAATGTAAAGATCTGTGGAGGAaaggtattttttattacctacAATTTTTCATAAACTTTTGGTTGAAATCGgtattataaaagttaatgtTTCAGCTGAATGTACAATTCATTATAACTCCGGCACCGGAACAAATAGTAAAAAAAgccatgcgactcaccaatctgcatcgGCAAAGTTGAAGTtactgccggtggctgtaacagaaaataaaaacattaatgtagagagactgatattatttaaaaaaaattgaacaaaaaaattacgtgtctaaagaaaaatcaatactTACTTATAAGTTGCTTTGCCGGCGCCTGATGCCCattcccgggcctgctcctccactcAGCTGGGACgggtcgagtcatccttcctgGAACTGGACACTCACAATCGGgtgaatttaatcgcgcgacCCAGATCGGCACTcgcgaaacaaaattaacgaaccgccggcggttcgtTCAGTCCTTTCCTGTAACAGAAAACGAAATTTGATTagtgaaatagaaataaaaattttttttattattaaaacgacAAAGTTATTTGTTTGGCGTAAAGAAAAAGCGATTCTTACCTTCAGGTTGTTCCAGTCGTACACGATATTTTTCTGAGGCCTTTTCCTTCTCTCAGAACAACTGGGATGGGTCGAATCTTTCTTCCGCGGGCAGGACACACTCCAAAGCCACGGGAAATGAGCTACAGTCGTGTAGGCTGATCGAATGTTACATTAAAGCGTTGTCCCACGAGATTTTATGGCACTCCCGTTCTCAAAATGTTCGTAATAAATTCTTCGTGCCCAATTACTTCATTGGTACTCCAGGAATACCCAACAAGTCGGCTGCAGCTTGCTTCTTTTTACTAATATCGGCGACGAGACTGCGTTCACTTTTCTCCAGATTGTTGccttaaacaaaaaaaagtattgtGGTTATTATTGAGATCCCAGCCGCAGCGAGGAGACTGTACTTATACGCAGTTTATTCGTGTTGTAATTACTTCACGCGTAAGGAGCAACGATCGAAAAGCTAATTCGCATTAACATGCGTATTTTGAGACCACTGTATATACTTGCTTTGCGTCCACGAACGGCGAGCTCTACGTAAGTGTGCATCGCGAAGCTCGACTGACCGACCTCTAACGGTCGAACGTGTTGATGTCACGTCGTCACGTACGCATTACGGCCTCGAGTGATTCTACGTCGCGACAAAATAATCTGTGCACCGAATACGTTTCAAAACGACAAGACACGGATTATGAAGCAATTAATATATCAGGCAGACACGCCACGAAGTGAAACGGCCGCGTGCTACGTTACGGAACATGATCCGACGAAATATTCACGTCTCACGTATACTACATGCAACAAGCGTTGATCAAAAAGCGAATTCACATTGACAATCTTACCTTTGATCGCTGAATCCAGTCACTTTGGGCCTGCAATCGGCGAGAGCTCCGCACACTGCCTACTGCGTAACTCGACTGGCGACCCTCTGGCGGTCGAACGTGATGACGTCACGTCGCTCGAGCCACGTACGCATTACGGCCTCGAGTGATTCTTCGTCGCGACAAAATAGTCTATGCACCGAATACCTTTCAAAACGACAAGACACGGATTATGGAGCAATTAATATATCAGGCAGACGCGCCACGAAGTGAAACGGCCGCGAGCTACGTTATGGAACATGATCCGGCGAAATATTCACGTCTTACGTATACTGCACGTAATAAGCGTTGATCAGAAAGCGAATTCACATTAACAATCATACCTTTGATCGCTAAATCCAGTCACTTTGAGCCTGCAAACGGCGAGAGCTCCGCGCACTGTCTACTGCGTACCTCGACTGGCCGACCTCTGATGGTGGAACATGATGACGTCACATCGCTCGAGCCACCTACGCATTACGGCCCCGAGTGTTTCTATGTCGCGACAGAATAATCTATGTACGAAATACGTTTCAAAACGACAAGACACGGATTATGGAGCAATTAATGTACCAGGCAAACGCGCCACGAAGAAAAACGGCCGCGTGCTACGTAACGGAACATGATCTGGCCAAATATTCACGTCTCACGTATACTGCATGCAACAAGCGTTGATCAGAAAGCGATTTCACATTGACAATCATAGTTTTGATCACTGAATTCAGTCACTTTGGGCCTGCAAACGGCGAGAGCTCCGCGCACTGTCTACTGCGTAACTCGACTGACCGACCTCTAACTGTTGGAGCTCCGACGACCAAACGTGATGACGTCGCTTGACCGACATGCGTACTACGGTGGCGCGTTCCTACGCCGCGACAAAATAGTCTCTATGCAAGGAATACGTTTCAAAACGACAAGATACAAAATATCGAGACATCCGTACGTCGTAGTCCGTTTCTCGTGTCGAATTCGAGAATTTTAGACagtcgggagtgtcgtggactatctcgcgagtgtccagtgcgcggaaggatgactcgtcacgtcccatctgagaggatgaactggcccaggaggcatcatgcatcggcggagcaacttttaagtaagcatgaattttttaatattaaatctttattaaaaaaaattgttacctttttttttattaattttatttatttattgccaCGTCTAcaataacattttcttttttatgttacagtcatcggcagaattttacaactccgctgatgctcatgcagattggtgagtcacataattttttttcttaacttttaTTTGAGTCTCTTGAACCAGCAACCCGTTGTCAATCATAGgttactcaattgtaattattaaatagaaattataattaattaatgcccccaattataatgacgcgcacgaattaaagcctttcaaaaaatagcgcacgcgaagcgtgcgcaTTATTTGTTCtagttgtaataaaatataatatcttatATGTATTTCAATTTGATAATCTTTAAGTAGCAATTCAAGTTTTCACCGGTCGTAATAGCGCAGACGTAGTTGGTCGTCACAAGTGTCGTAATCATTGTAACTATCGCAAGCCTGCTTTATTTGAATCGTTCTCCAAACCTAAAAATTATCGCCCTTTTCAATCTGTATTTTTACTCTCGTCTAAAATTAGTCATTCTCTGCGTCTTTTGTTGTCCACGCACATGTATAATCTATGTactacatacatacatgcacaTTTTCTCATACATGTACAGAACAGAAGTTACAGAAGTGCAGCTCGTATAAGTTTCACCTCGGTTGTAAACAATGAGTGGTTTGTATAGAAATTTCCTATACAATTGCTGTATATTGAGTTAGCTATGCAGCATTATATAATTtagttgattaaattttaacgcatTTGATACAGGCtgaattaatcttttttcaaAACATCAAGTTACATAACTGTCATACAAAATAAGAACAATGAGCGACAGCGATGACGATCAGCCACAGCTGAGCTCAGGCACGCTTGCTGCATTACAGGAAttcttaaaagaaaaggaggaacgAGATAACTTGTTGAAACGCATATCTGAGGAAGATTATATACTAGATATTCCTTTCGATGAAGATTGGGTGAGCGAGTGGCAAAAATAATACTGCAGGGATTTgttgaaatttttgaaagcAATGCATAATTAATGTTGCAGCAATTGAGCCAGTTTTGGTACAATGACAACACAACAGAAACTTTAGTTAAAGGTGCTTTGAACTCTACACCAGTGAATGGaaaaattgctttaatttcTTGCCCAACTCTTTATAGTAGACTAAAGAAAGAATGTGGTAAACGACAAGGTTAGTACTTTCAGCTAGAATATatagtaaattaaatcatttacaaatatattattttgatttcaGTTATGTTGTTTGAATATGACAGTCGCTTCAAGATATTTggtaaagattttatttactaCAACTACAAGTTTCCTCTGGATGTACCTCGAGATATGTCTAGTCAATTTGACTTGGTTATAGCTGATCCCCCATTCCTTTCAGAGGAATGTCTAACTAAGGCTGCAgtaacgataaaatttttaactaagAAAAAAATCCTGCTGTGCACAGgtgtgaaacattttttttcccacaAAGTTCTGTTATCtatcaattaataatgcatTGATACAAGTGGAACTTATAatgtgtattatatatttgttatgtGTACAGGTGCTGTTATGGCAGAACTGGCAGAAAGATTATTAGATGTTGAAAAGTGTGATTTTGTTCCTAGCCATAAAAACAACTTAGCAAATGAATTTTACTGCTATTCCAATTTCGATTTCGATAAAAGTCTGGAGTAACAGTGAGATGAAGGTATCAGTATTAGAACAGTATTAAACAAAATGTATACTTGACAGTATTACAAACagtattttaaacaaatgtaTATTTCGTTTAATAACTGTatgtgataaaatatatttattaaaaacttttgttGGACTTTCTCGAAAATTGATACAAATTAAGTagctctttaattaattattattgcatttgtattttattatatgtatgtcaTGTAAGCACTTTTAATTGTCGACCGGCAATCGTGATTCGAATAGAAATAAGCTTGTTCTTTGTAGCTGAACTGgctgtattaattaattcagagattatctttctctctacaTCAGAAGGAAAAAGATAACCTTTAAACTAATGCTGATAGTTCAACTGCGAAGAACAAGCCTGATATCTAAAGGTAGTAATTTTTCTCCAAGTCAATTTCAACAGCCTGACAGAAATCCCCAGATCAGACGACAGGGTGAGGTGGTGGAGCGGAagtgaggaagagagaaatcTCTCTAGGCAGTGTCGCTTCCGCGAAAAAGTAGACACGCGATGGAAAGCGTAAATATTTACATCTCTTGAGTGTTCGTTTcggcgcattttttttttaatttgtataatcaTGATAGACGGGAACATCTCGATGGAGGAGGACACGGAATTGCGGGACCTGGTAGTACAGACCCTGGAGAGTAACGGCGTCCTGGCTAAGATACGGGTGCGTCTTCGAGAAcctttttacgaaaaaaaaaaaaagaaaagaaaagactgTTCTGCGAATCTCTGTAGGTTAGGCGAGCGTTTTCGGGGTAAAAACGGATGGGAGATTCGTTAAAACTGTCACTTTgcatttcccttttttctatCGGCGTTATTACAtttcatttttgtaatatcCACAGGCGGAACTGAGGGCGAGCGTGTTTCTGGCACTTGAGGAACAGGATTCGGTTATGGTAAGCATTGCTGAAGCATGTTGCAGTGAAGCataaagttttctttaactAAATACTCGTTTTTTTGTAACAGTAAGAGCTCTTTGTGCTCATAAAATGAACAAGAGCATTCTGTAAATTGAGATACTTGCATACtacatttatttcataaagtaaaaaaagaaaaaaaaaacaagaaaatctgtgtaatattttcataaatgttGTAGATTTCTTATACATGTTCTATGAAAAATAGATTATATTCTAAAATCCTCACAttgatttttgtaaataatataaataaatatttaaaattgatattaaaaagagaaaaaagatatatgtaaCATTGTTGGATATAAcagtacataaaataaatgtttcagaATCCTGAGCCACTTCTCAACAAAACTGTAAAACAGTACCTGTCTAATTCAGAAggaaaattattgttttcctTAGTTAGGGAGTTCCTAGAATACTTTGGTCTTGACTACACAATATCTGTATATGATCCAGAAACGTACTTTGGGAAAGAATATAACTATGtaggaagaaataaattatgcgaaGAATTAGGTATTGATTCAACCGAGCCATTGCTGGGAGAAATTCTCAAGAATAGCATCAACGGTGCCTTTAATAGTTCGCAGAAGGTATTTTCTTGATTTAAGTtgattattgtaatttattataattattaaagtttaaaaatgtacatttttgtCTTAATCAAGCAATTGAATTAATGGTGGAATATGATATTCAATATAATTGTAACACAATTTTACTTgataagttaaaatattttagctgTTAATATGACtaatattttcagaaataacTAATTTCTCTGTTTAAGCTATTATTTGTTGAACTATTTATTCGTGGaatttcttgtacttttttgCATTcctaaaaatgaattatttttaacaacttaattaaatacatcttTATAAATCTCTTCTGTAGAATAAAACTAGCAGCAGACACGATGAAACGGATGAAACAACaacaaattttgcaaatgcaaCATTCGAAGTATCTGTGCCGAAAATAATCCACAATGAATCCGTGTCGTCGTCAAATGATAACGATTCCTCCGAAAAGTTAGAAAGCATTTCCGAACAGAGTCCGAAAATTCCAATAAACGTGACAATAACGGACAAAAAATGCAATGTTCCGTCGA from Cardiocondyla obscurior isolate alpha-2009 linkage group LG12, Cobs3.1, whole genome shotgun sequence encodes the following:
- the LOC139107156 gene encoding neuropeptide CCHamide-1 receptor-like, coding for MALSWPYATSASPSSSITMLMMTTRLTPLALITNYTENSDFGNITKDVNDEEEEYTPYSNRPETYIVPILFLLIFIIGLTGNGVLVLTILRHTNMRNVPNTYVLSLALGDLLVIIICIPFTITVYILDSWPFGLLLCKFSECAKDISIGVSVFTLTALSADRFFAIVDPMRKLHVTGTGRRATRFTATIAVMIWVLAVICAIPASFSYIKEFKVNSNISFCACYPFPVEEFGMSYPKVIVICRFFVYYIIPLCIIAVFYMLMARHLMRSTRNILGEMQGQVKQIQARKKVAKMVMAFVIVFAVCFFPQHVFMIWFYHNPTAEKDYNAFWHFFRILGFCLAYMNSCINPIALYCVSGTFRKYFDRYLCYATKRMRKRHRRSSDLSSRGRGQSFSLVSSRKYLGDSRREQRSVIRLSTMAGDIRPTTPIKEQETTITLSTYPNGVNESLKNQRTSTEPTARDRLVT
- the LOC139107385 gene encoding EEF1A lysine methyltransferase 1 yields the protein MSDSDDDQPQLSSGTLAALQEFLKEKEERDNLLKRISEEDYILDIPFDEDWQLSQFWYNDNTTETLVKGALNSTPVNGKIALISCPTLYSRLKKECGKRQVMLFEYDSRFKIFGKDFIYYNYKFPLDVPRDMSSQFDLVIADPPFLSEECLTKAAVTIKFLTKKKILLCTGAVMAELAERLLDVEKCDFVPSHKNNLANEFYCYSNFDFDKSLE